The following coding sequences lie in one Saccharopolyspora hordei genomic window:
- a CDS encoding carboxylate--amine ligase: MFDTSTPAVVFKLDPNVLHHGGLGVIRSLGRVGVPVYAVHEDSLAPAAHSRYVHGRWLWSPDPEDAEEIRYGLMQLAQRIGRTAVLIPTDDAAAIFLAEHGDPLRMWFHFSQPPHDLPRQLAGKDTLHELCRRLGVPCAQTQLVGAWDEALEFADRVGYPLVAKLATPWQPTDRRVRSTTIVGSEGELAALYQRSGRAGLLLQEHLPGGPGYDWFFHGYCDADAVCRPAFTGVKERSYPAHAGLTSLGRCVENESLLRSCTALLEKLSYTGIVDLDFRWDERDQQYKLLDFNPRLGAQFRLFRDSAGMDVALAAYLDLTGQRVPVGEPEVGRRFQVENYDPLAALRYWTRGELELRSWVRSVRRVHERAWFARDDLVPFALMCAWMVCRAVARPWRRRTRHPELAEPRYAVGRNHESGRLGRW; the protein is encoded by the coding sequence ATGTTCGACACGAGCACGCCGGCCGTGGTGTTCAAGCTCGACCCCAACGTGCTGCACCACGGTGGTCTGGGGGTGATCCGCAGCCTCGGTCGCGTCGGGGTCCCGGTGTACGCGGTGCACGAGGACTCCCTCGCGCCCGCGGCGCATTCCCGGTACGTGCACGGCCGGTGGCTGTGGAGCCCGGACCCCGAGGACGCCGAGGAGATCCGGTACGGGTTGATGCAGCTGGCGCAGCGGATCGGGCGCACCGCGGTGCTGATCCCCACCGACGACGCGGCGGCGATCTTCCTCGCCGAGCACGGCGACCCGCTGCGCATGTGGTTCCATTTCTCCCAGCCACCGCACGACCTGCCGCGGCAGCTGGCCGGCAAGGACACGCTGCACGAGCTGTGCCGTCGGCTGGGCGTGCCGTGCGCCCAGACCCAGCTGGTCGGTGCCTGGGACGAGGCGCTGGAGTTCGCCGACCGGGTCGGGTACCCGCTGGTGGCCAAGCTCGCCACGCCTTGGCAGCCGACCGATCGCCGGGTGCGCAGCACCACGATCGTCGGCAGCGAGGGCGAGCTCGCCGCGCTCTACCAGCGCTCCGGGCGTGCCGGTCTGCTGCTGCAGGAGCACCTGCCCGGCGGGCCCGGCTACGACTGGTTCTTCCACGGCTACTGCGACGCGGACGCGGTGTGCCGCCCGGCGTTCACCGGGGTCAAGGAGCGCTCCTACCCGGCGCACGCCGGGCTGACCAGCCTGGGCCGCTGCGTGGAGAACGAGTCGCTGCTGCGCTCGTGCACGGCGCTGTTGGAGAAGCTGTCCTACACCGGCATCGTCGACCTGGACTTCCGGTGGGACGAGCGCGACCAGCAGTACAAGCTGCTCGACTTCAACCCGCGGCTGGGCGCCCAGTTCCGGTTGTTCCGGGACAGCGCCGGCATGGACGTGGCGCTGGCGGCCTACCTGGACCTCACCGGGCAGCGGGTGCCGGTCGGCGAGCCGGAGGTGGGACGCCGGTTCCAGGTGGAGAACTACGACCCGCTCGCGGCGCTGCGGTACTGGACGCGCGGCGAGCTCGAGCTGCGGTCCTGGGTGCGCTCGGTGCGCCGGGTGCACGAGCGGGCCTGGTTCGCCCGTGACGACCTGGTGCCGTTCGCCCTGATGTGCGCCTGGATGGTGTGCCGCGCGGTGGCCCGCCCGTGGCGGCGTCGCACGCGGCACCCGGAACTGGCCGAACCGCGCTACGCCGTCGGCCGCAACCACGAGAGCGGACGGCTGGGGCGGTGGTGA
- a CDS encoding NAD(P)-binding domain-containing protein translates to MDSLVDVAVVGAGPYGLSLAAHLRRAGVSHRQFGVPMNLWRSHMPRGMFLKSQGFASNLSDPDGALTLRNFCLETGRRYADYGTPVPLHDFVDYGEWFQQARGLEVEEKLVTDIAQRPGWFALTLDDGQTVEARQVVVAVGVEHFPRIPEVLAELPAELCTHSSAHHDLSGFHGQDVIVIGAGQSALETAALLHESGANARLVARRPRLSWNGYPLLPDRPLWKRVREPEAGLGSGLSTWFYSERPAWFRHLPEQVRINRARTALGPAGGWWLRERVEGCFPVHVGHQLDWAKATGDQVRLGVRAGGQVREFTADHVICATGYPPALNRLPMVGRALRSSIAVVGGTPRVDADFESSVPGLYFTGPLVAPSHGPVMRFVYGADYAVRRITKRIERTATRPLVVGGVG, encoded by the coding sequence ATGGACTCTCTGGTGGACGTGGCGGTCGTCGGCGCCGGTCCGTACGGCCTCTCGCTGGCCGCGCACCTGCGTCGCGCCGGGGTGTCGCACCGGCAGTTCGGGGTGCCGATGAACCTGTGGCGGTCGCACATGCCGCGCGGCATGTTCCTCAAGTCGCAGGGATTCGCCTCCAACCTGTCCGATCCGGACGGTGCGCTCACGCTGCGCAACTTCTGCCTGGAGACCGGGAGGCGCTACGCCGACTACGGGACCCCGGTGCCGCTGCACGACTTCGTGGACTACGGCGAGTGGTTCCAGCAGGCCCGCGGCCTGGAGGTCGAGGAGAAGCTGGTCACCGACATCGCGCAGCGGCCCGGGTGGTTCGCGCTGACCCTCGACGACGGGCAGACCGTGGAGGCCCGCCAGGTGGTGGTCGCCGTCGGCGTCGAGCACTTCCCGCGGATCCCCGAGGTGCTGGCGGAACTGCCGGCGGAGCTGTGCACGCACAGCTCCGCGCACCACGACCTCAGCGGTTTCCACGGCCAGGACGTCATCGTGATCGGCGCCGGGCAGTCGGCGCTGGAGACCGCGGCGCTGCTGCACGAGAGCGGGGCGAACGCGCGGCTGGTGGCCCGCCGGCCCCGGTTGAGCTGGAACGGCTACCCGCTGCTGCCCGACCGCCCACTGTGGAAGAGGGTGCGGGAACCGGAAGCAGGCCTGGGCTCGGGGTTGTCCACCTGGTTCTACTCCGAGCGCCCGGCGTGGTTCCGGCACCTGCCCGAGCAGGTGCGCATCAACCGGGCACGCACCGCGCTCGGCCCGGCCGGCGGCTGGTGGTTGCGCGAGCGCGTGGAGGGCTGCTTCCCGGTGCACGTCGGGCACCAGCTGGACTGGGCCAAGGCCACCGGGGACCAGGTGCGCCTGGGTGTGCGCGCGGGCGGTCAGGTGCGCGAGTTCACCGCCGACCACGTCATCTGCGCCACCGGCTACCCGCCCGCGCTGAACCGGCTGCCGATGGTCGGCCGGGCGCTGCGGTCCTCGATCGCCGTGGTCGGTGGGACCCCGCGGGTGGACGCGGACTTCGAGTCCTCGGTGCCCGGGCTGTACTTCACCGGGCCGCTCGTGGCGCCCAGCCACGGGCCGGTCATGCGGTTCGTCTACGGGGCCGACTACGCGGTGCGGCGGATCACCAAGCGGATCGAGCGGACCGCGACCAGACCGCTGGTCGTCGGAGGTGTCGGATGA
- a CDS encoding sugar transferase, which translates to MSVADSAAVRPFEASAPEVRPWVRGRAGGRLTPVADLVALALVVLLTGADRLLGAVFALVVLGLLAVQGLHRVRICSRVSDQVPQLAVAAGLPLVGLAPWLTGGELVVLAGCAFGGLLLARGALCAALRAGYRRGVLNEPTLVVGRGELAARITRSAQLHPEFGVRPRPVDPSEVDRLGELVAAHGSTRVLLCPDDDTAASVVAAVRAHRPLPVDVWVVPRLPELGTAVPRAALDELWGVPLVPLRRLGHGRAGAWATRVLDVVLGGLLLAVSAPLLLALAVAVRLDSPGPAFFRQLRVTGPGRTSEVLKLRTLRVGAEQGWAVPTGDCTRLGRWLRRTHLDELPQLVNVLRGDMSLVGPRPERPHYAERFGREKAHYADRHRVPGGMTGWAQVHGLHGDTSIAERAHFDNQYIEHRSPWWDAVIVLRTVAVVLRATVTACLRRELGGRSARHRRPARPRRPIGAHRRTRRGATPARG; encoded by the coding sequence ATGAGCGTCGCCGACTCCGCCGCGGTCCGGCCGTTCGAGGCGAGCGCGCCCGAGGTGCGCCCGTGGGTGCGCGGGCGGGCCGGTGGTCGGCTGACCCCGGTGGCCGACCTGGTGGCGCTGGCGCTGGTCGTGCTGCTCACCGGCGCGGACCGGCTGCTCGGTGCGGTGTTCGCGCTGGTGGTGCTGGGGCTGCTGGCGGTGCAGGGCCTGCACCGGGTGCGGATCTGCTCCCGCGTGTCCGACCAGGTCCCGCAGCTGGCGGTGGCGGCCGGGTTGCCGCTGGTGGGACTGGCGCCGTGGCTCACCGGCGGGGAGCTGGTCGTGCTGGCCGGGTGCGCCTTCGGCGGGCTGCTGCTGGCCCGCGGGGCCCTCTGCGCGGCGCTGCGCGCCGGCTACCGGCGCGGGGTGCTCAACGAGCCGACGCTGGTCGTCGGGCGCGGTGAGCTCGCCGCCCGGATCACCAGGAGCGCCCAGCTGCACCCGGAGTTCGGGGTGCGCCCGCGGCCGGTCGATCCGTCCGAAGTGGACCGGCTCGGCGAGCTCGTGGCGGCGCACGGCAGCACGCGGGTGCTCCTCTGCCCCGACGACGACACCGCAGCGTCCGTGGTGGCAGCGGTCCGGGCGCACCGCCCGCTGCCCGTCGACGTGTGGGTGGTGCCGAGGCTGCCTGAGCTCGGCACGGCGGTGCCGCGCGCGGCGCTGGACGAGCTGTGGGGCGTGCCGCTGGTCCCGCTGCGCCGCCTCGGGCACGGCCGGGCCGGGGCGTGGGCCACGCGCGTCCTCGACGTCGTCCTCGGTGGACTGCTGCTGGCGGTCTCCGCGCCGCTGCTGCTGGCGCTCGCCGTCGCGGTGCGGCTGGACAGCCCCGGACCGGCGTTCTTCCGGCAGCTGCGCGTGACCGGGCCGGGCCGGACCAGCGAGGTGCTCAAGCTGCGCACGCTGCGGGTGGGTGCCGAGCAGGGCTGGGCGGTGCCCACCGGGGACTGCACGCGGCTCGGCAGGTGGCTGCGCCGGACGCACCTGGACGAGCTGCCGCAGCTGGTCAACGTGCTGCGCGGTGACATGTCGCTGGTCGGGCCGCGCCCGGAACGACCGCACTACGCCGAGCGGTTCGGGCGGGAGAAGGCGCACTACGCCGACCGGCACCGGGTGCCCGGCGGGATGACCGGGTGGGCGCAGGTGCACGGCCTGCACGGCGACACCTCCATCGCGGAGCGAGCGCACTTCGACAACCAGTACATCGAGCACCGGTCACCGTGGTGGGACGCGGTGATCGTGCTCCGCACGGTCGCGGTCGTGCTCCGGGCGACGGTGACGGCCTGCCTCCGCCGGGAGCTCGGGGGCAGGAGCGCGCGCCACCGCCGCCCGGCGCGACCGCGCCGACCGATCGGGGCCCACCGCCGGACCAGGCGGGGCGCCACTCCCGCGCGCGGGTGA